Proteins encoded in a region of the Epinephelus lanceolatus isolate andai-2023 chromosome 20, ASM4190304v1, whole genome shotgun sequence genome:
- the socs6a gene encoding suppressor of cytokine signaling 6 → MKKISLKTIRKSLSIKGKEEGDFVMLQQPSVTTEFSKEESLFGGCYTKELSGCDLGGEEDKGGQNKGRSKSESLMGSLKRRLSAKQKAKVKGSSSAIGSVDDDDTFSSSSVPISFNEVKAQRPLRSASLRSHHYSPSPWPLRSVNSDEACIKMEVKVKAMVHSPSPSPNLNGVRKEFHDFQMEGLFQDQAESLKNLQQPQNGELHLNIDDNDVPVVLGLTPQDYIQYTMPLDEGMYPEGSHSFCLDSSSPMEVVTEADSQSLHTDQGQEEHELVSGMPPDLFMETSVNSLLIGSAGVMLQSSRVEVQPPLSPLLPPMISNGHIPRTFSGFSSSDSQVAERVRHHLNFDPNSAPGVSRVYDSVQSSGPMVVTSLTEELKKLARQGWYWGPITRWEAEEKLVNLADGSFLVRDSSDDRYLLSLSFRSQGKTLHTRIEHSNGRFSFYEQPDVEGHTSIVDLIEHSIKDSENGAFCYSRSRLPGSATYPVRLTNPVSRFMQVRSLQYLCRFVIRQYTRIDLIQKLPLPNKMKDYLQEKHY, encoded by the coding sequence ATGAAGAAGATAAGCCTTAAGACCATCCGCAAGTCCCTCAGCATAAAGGGCAAAGAGGAGGGTGACTTTGTCATGCTCCAGCAGCCCTCGGTGACTACAGAGTTTTCCAAGGAAGAGTCACTTTTTGGGGGCTGCTACACCAAAGAGCTTTCTGGCTGTGACCTTGGTGGTGAAGAGGACAAAGGAGGCCAGAATAAGGGCCGCTCAAAGAGTGAGAGCCTGATGGGATCGCTAAAGAGGAGACTGTCTGCCAAGCAGAAGGCGAAAGTGAAAGGCAGTTCCTCCGCCATAGGCTCAGTGGATGATGACGACACCTTCTCATCCTCTTCTGTGCCCATCAGCTTCAATGAGGTGAAAGCCCAGAGACCCCTTAGATCTGCGTCTCTGCGGAGCCACCATTATAGCCCCTCGCCATGGCCTCTGCGGTCAGTAAACTCCGACGAGGCGTGTATCAAGATGGAGGTAAAAGTAAAGGCCATGGTTCACTCTCCCAGCCCAAGTCCCAACTTAAACGGTGTCCGTAAAGAATTTCATGATTTTCAAATGGAAGGGCTCTTTCAGGACCAAGCAGAATCCTTAAAGAATCTCCAGCAGCCACAAAACGGGGAGCTGCATCTAAATATTGATGACAATGACGTGCCTGTGGTGCTGGGATTGACTCCCCAGGACTACATCCAGTACACAATGCCTTTAGATGAGGGAATGTATCCAGAAGGGTCCCACTCATTCTGCCTGGACAGCTCCTCTCCTATGGAGGTGGTGACTGAGGCAGACAGTCAGTCCCTCCACACAGACCAGGGTCAGGAGGAACATGAACTGGTTAGTGGGATGCCTCCGGATCTCTTTATGGAAACCTCAGTTAATAGTCTTCTCATCGGTTCCGCTGGTGTGATGCTCCAAAGCTCTAGAGTAGAGGTCCAGCCTCCCCTCTCTCCACTCCTGCCGCCCATGATAAGTAACGGACATATTCCAAGGACTTTTTCAGGGTTCAGCTCGTCAGACAGCCAGGTAGCCGAGAGGGTAAGACACCACCTCAACTTTGACCCGAATTCAGCTCCGGGGGTCAGTCGGGTGTACGACTCAGTCCAGAGCAGCGGGCCCATGGTCGTCACCAGTCTGACAGAGGAGCTGAAGAAGCTGGCGAGGCAGGGCTGGTACTGGGGCCCCATCACACGCTGGGAGGCAGAGGAAAAGCTGGTCAACTTGGCTGATGGTTCATTCCTGGTCAGAGACAGCTCGGACGACAGGTACCTGCTCAGCCTGAGTTTCAGGTCACAGGGCAAAACCCTCCACACCCGCATCGAGCACTCCAATGGACGCTTCAGCTTCTATGAGCAGCCCGATGTGGAGGGACACACGTCCATCGTCGACTTAATCGAACACTCTATTAAAGACTCAGAGAACGGAGCTTTTTGCTATTCCAGGTCTCGCTTACCAGGGTCTGCAACCTACCCTGTCAGACTAACCAACCCAGTATCTCGGTTTATGCAAGTGCGCTCCCTGCAGTATCTTTGTCGCTTTGTCATTAGACAATACACGAGGATAGACCTGATCCAGAAACTGCCCTTACCTAACAAGATGAAAGATTATCTGCAGGAGAAGCACTACTGA